The following is a genomic window from Manihot esculenta cultivar AM560-2 chromosome 9, M.esculenta_v8, whole genome shotgun sequence.
ATCGATTGCACAGCCCTAATTTTAACTGTATTTTGCAAATATATTTTAAGCTCAATTttggtaaaaaattaaaactaattttcttatttgaattaaaatattattatttaaattttaaaatgtaggaatgagtattttaaaatttaaaaatacacctaactttaaattatattttctatttatccCAGTTTTCATTCCATTGACTTAttagtaaattataattaattttattgaatactaTGAAAAAGTGAGATGAGATAGTACAAATCTCTTTTTGTTTAGTTAAATATTTCGAATTCACATCCtgaatatatttaaaacttgaaagagtCATCAAAATCTGATTTTCCTTCATTTTCTCACcaacctatatatatatatataatttcaacaAATTGATTAAGAATTATCAcaataaactaacataaacatttatttttttttcacccAATAAACATATTAGAAACTCCAAACTTGTCTTTATGCTGGTTTCTTATTTTAACGCAGTCCGATAAGCCAGAAGGATTCATTATTTATAATTCATACTTGTCTTGAGTGGCTTTTGAAATGATTGTGGTGTCATTGGCACTCATTGGCACGTTGAGGATTTTGTTGGATCACCAGCACTGAGCATGTTATGCCATTGTTTGGCGAAGCTAAGATATCTCCTATCAGCCCTAACTCCGGATGCTCCACCTGATTGTCTGCTAATTTTTCCACCGTAGCTGCCCTCCCTGTAATGAGAAGATCAAATGCTCTACTTTGCCCTATACTTAGCACTTCCTCCATTACATTGTTAAGATCCTTCTCTACAAGCTCGACTGATTCATTGCACTTTCTTATGAACTCTTCTACTGCAGCTTCGTCCTTTTCCTGCACAAATCAGAACATTGTGTTTTAGCTTTTAAACCTGGAATATAGTAAATAGAAGAACAGATTGAATCTACCTTCTCTCTAGAGTTGTTGGATGAGTTCCTGCTTTCTAACCCAGCTTGGACTTGGAATCTCATTAGAGTTATGAGATTAGCTGTGTGTTCAGCCATCGTAGCACCCACCTCCAGAGCTTTCCTATCATCTGGGCCACCCAAGAAAACGACACAAACTCTTCTGTGAGTTGCGGTTGCAGTTCCTACAGACTGATCAGCGCCACTGAAACCACGATTGACAAGGATGGCGACTGAGCATGGTGAGTTCTTAAGAACATTCTGATTAACCTCTCTCCATTCATGTCCCACATCCTCTTCCTCTACACCTTCTCTCCATTGCTTGTGGAAGGGCAAGATAATGATATCTACCCTTTTATCTTCAGCTACATGGCAAATATCCTCGTGCATTGTCGACAATGCTGAGACAGATGTGGAGTGACGAATGGTGAGTGAAGTAGCATGACCATATACCTCAAATGCAGCTTCAATTTGATCTTTGGAGGAGCCTGGAGAGAAGCGGTTAATGAAAGGAAAGCCATTCTTTCGAGTTCGTTGAACCATCATGATGGAAGATGAGCGATCAGTGAGTTCAACAAGGTGCATAACGTAGAGCTTGATAGGGGTTGATTTTGCAGTTGTGGTAGAGTCGATGAGATTAACGAGTGTTGGTACAGTTTGAGGTCCATGAACACAAGCTAGGATTCGAGTGATCCCATGTGAATTTTCATCGGATGGTGAGTGGTTGTCTCCCTGGTTAAGGCGACGTGCAGGTTTGTATATGGCCATGACTGTTGGAGTTGTCATGAAGGTCGTAAAGATTGCCATCAGTACTAAAATAGCGAACATCTCATCATTCAGAACCTGCTCATAATCAtcaataggtttattttttttctcgatACTATATTTTTCAAGGGAAAATTGGAGTAGTAAGCCATATGAATGAATTTTAAATGTTGGTAATTGAAgaagatattttatttaataattttagaacaattaaaaaaaataaatattataaacaaaacatGTTAGAGCTGATAAGCTGGTTTGATTAGGTTATAAATTAACAATAACCTCCTAAATTACAAAAGCTAATTAGAGAAAAAAggtttcatatattattaagcAATTATttggtatatatttttttaagaaaaagaatTGATGATAGAATTCAATTcagttttatattattaattaaaagaatttatttatttgaaatcaatttaaatagaataaaatttaattgaatttttttatattaaacaaattaataataaatttaaattgctttaatttattcatatttttaatatttttaaattaaacataaatatttatatttagatcTATTGGATAAACAAATCTAAACATTTATccgtttttatatttatatcttaattttatattcttAAACAATAAAGTTAATGTTTTCATATTTATCCTAATTTTAGCCAtttaacttaattaattttgattaaaaatttagagttattatttttaaaaaaatctattgaataaaaaaaattaagagtttacattaattcatatttatattttaaattttaaataataaaattaaatcttttttaatttttcatattaaattgaatttataaaagttattaatgataaattataatataatccctaaaattttatattaataaatatatattttttaatttaaattttatattaaaagtacatttattttatatatttattacaaataaatttttaactaaataaaatatcacatattaatattatatattaaagtatttcaGTGAAAATTTATACTCACTATTATAAAGTATTATGTacatatttttatcatataaaaaattatattttatattaataatattaaataaaataaaatattatatatttagtaTGTAAAATAATccctttataattttataaaaatttagataaattaacCAAATCTTTtgtaaattatttgaaatattcaatatctttattttattctaatatAATAAGTAAATTTGTGATAAGTAAATTTGTGAtgtgtattaatttatttattgatctgataaaaaattatatctcatatcaataatattaaataaaataaaatattatatattttatattatcttttttatattttaaacttttattaaaCTACCATACGTAAGAAGCAAATAATgggattaataaaaaaaaatattattaaagtaaaaatatatattttaaaaattattttattagtcaaataaaattttagagattatattataatttttttataacttttcaaattcaatttagttctattgttataattataacaaattgaaaaaaatttagttttattatctaaaatttaatattttgaatataaatatgaattaatagaaatatttagattttttttattcaattagaTGTTTGAAGAATAATTCTATacgtaaattataattttttttgtcaaaattaattaagatagataattaaaattaaagcaatatgaaaagattaattttattgtctaaattttaaaattaagatataaatatgaaaagcgATAacgtttagatttttttttccatgccttaattttataaataacaatcacttttattatattgattgaaaaatcattattaatatttttataatatttaaaatttcaattttacataaatttttactataaattaagatttttaaaattaataaaataaaataataattttttaatattaattataaatgcattaaatattaatagttaatattaaactaaactaattttttaaacaacagttattaatttaaaaaaataaaaaaataaatttaaaattagaacaataaaaaaataaaagataaaaaaattcactaattaagtaattttaatgtaaatagtaaaattatttgttgtaaaattttaataattttgataaaatttacttttaattcaaaattaattcttccaagaatttaaaagaattaattttttacactattaattttataaaacataacaattaaaaaatcattttttaaaatttttataaaactaatCATTCCAAATAAGGTTTAAATGTTTAACTAAACAGATACATTAAATGATGGCATTAGGAAATACTTTTACTTACAAGAGATGAATttcaaaaaatgaaatttttgtgAGAGAAAATGCTTGGTGATTGTATAATTTACCTTAAATGAttgcttaatttttttaaaaaaaataattgaaaatactttttagaaattatttcttataaaattttaataattttgataaatttacttttaattcaaaattaattctcataagaatttaaaaaaattaattttttacactattaattttataaaatataaaaatttaaaaaatcattttttaaaattatataaaattagtcattctaaataaattttaaatgtttaacTAAACAGAGACGTTAAATGATGGTATTAGGAATTACTTTTACTCACATGAAaggaatttcaaaaaattaaatttttgtgagAGAAAATATTTGTGTcacaatataatttattttaaataattgcttaatttttaaaaaaattaattgaaaatacttTTAGATAATCTAATAATCATAATTTATATGTATTTActattaaaactttttattacCACCACGTTGGCCAACAACTTTTGAAGGTACTTTTATATTTTGTAGCATTTTCTATTAGAGGTTGGAGTTCCTTTTGGAAATCATCATCATAATGATGATCAGTATATGTTGTCCATTCTCTTGCCAAGAGATGTTATTCTTTCTGCCACTTTTTCcttactttttttattaaattttttttatttataaaaaacaaTTTCATATATAGAGTAAATGTGGTCTTTATATGacctaaaagaaattaaaaatcccAATAAACTATCCTATCCCTTTCTTATTCAACTAAAACATCCAATTGAATTTAGAATAAATCCATATGGATAGATTCTAGATGAGAAAATATAGTGAATCTTACCATGAAAAAGGATCTgcttaatcaattaaaatatattaaataaaatatgaaaaattttatttttatgggtGATAGAAGGAagcaaattatattttaaatttaaatttttaatactaaATATCTTTAAACCCGacctaattattataaatttcatattttttatttaaattaagaatattatATTAGTTGCGTGTTCTATATTTAATACGTGTAAGAAATTTCTATAGAATATATCAATAAAAAGTAAGAGAGTGAGTGTGATTAGAGGTGTaactatcaataataataaaaaacatgACACAATAATAGACCAACTTTAACTTTAGGCTAGATATATATTTACactcataaattttataaaaaaaatacctcaaacaaattaaattttaaaaatacattttaacACACTTgaaactatttaaaaatataattaaaattacattgcAATGTGAGTACAATGTAACATGGACTATAAAAATATCTGACAATATGTAAATTTTGAAATTGacttaaaacatattttacttcaaatttaaattggcttaaaaatattataaaagatccatattacttatttaaaataattttaatttcactttTAAATGGTTTAAATGTAAAATTAGTTTTGAATACcatcaaatttttataaaatttaagagtttaaatatatattttaagtttattaattaaaaatactatataatatatattatgtaaTGCTACTGAATAATTTCTTGATGGTGAGGTGTGAAAACCCTCCACAAAAGGCCACTTGGAAATAAAGTGGGAATAAAAAACACTAGGCCTCTCCGCCATGATCGAAACCCATTGACCCATGGTAATGGCTGATGCCCCACTAAAGAATGACAACTTTTCATTGAATGGAGAgaataaaagtaattttcctTATGAACACCACCCATGTGCATATACTAAAAAGTgcattaaattcaatttatttttatttatgatagaatttatttatttaaaagtaatttaaatgttataaaattcaattgaaattttttatattaaataaattaataataaaatttaaattgatttaatttattcatattttttattatttttaaattaaatataaatatttattcttataaataataataatatttttattacatttattGAAAACCCATTATCAATATTTTTGTAGTAATTAAAgtctgaattttatatattttttactattaaaaattatttttttaaaattaataaaataatataataaatttttaacattaattataaatatattaaatattaatagtaactattaaattaaaattgtttaatttaCTGATATATAAAATATGGACTTAAAAGGAAGTGGATCCACCAcgagtttttttttcctttactttctttcataattttaaaatagattttttaatattcatgtcTTGATGACTCTTCAGGATTATTAATAGGCAAATTCATGGCGCTGATGTATTCTTGGACTTTCTTTTTGATCTGTTATGAGTTTTGTTTTcttgttttaactttaaaaattttcaaattcatatATTTTGAGATTTTGTGATGATCTTACTCATCagagttttttaataaaatataatttattaaaaacaaagTGTATTCAAACCGAATGAgtaatcttaaaaaaaaaaaaaaattcataactggAAAATGGATGCGATACTTatgaaataatgaaaattttaaaataataatgcaCAATGCTTCtcactaataaaaaatataaataaaagtagattcccatatgtatatatataaagagaGGGGATAATCTTCTGgaataaaaaaacttaaaaataattaagatttaattataaaaaaaaactaaaatgttatttgattgaaaataaataaattaaaaaagtagcactttcaaaaaatatataaaatctcTGATTTgcattttaaatcaatttttaaaaaaatatttttctatataaggaaagtaatttattTAGGTAGAATATGGTAAGTTACAATTTTCTATTTAATGTAAATTAAGttacattaaatttattaatttatctctaaatttatcacattgaaaattatattatggacattattattatttactacttaaaaataattttactttttataaaattaatttatataacaattacaattatattatactttttaacaagtaaatttcttaaaagtatatttctttagaaatatatttttttaaaaatagacattataaattaaaaagtaattggataaaaaaaattttaaatgcttattttaaattttaaatgataaaaataattttttttaattttttactattataactaagagaattaaattaaatttatataagttaatgataaattataatataatctttaaagttctatttaaataataaaatagcccttaaatatatatttttattacaataatgtcattttttattaattttattatttactctcTATTTCcacttttataatattattaaatatattaataaaaagtttaaatatagaaaaaataaaaatttataatttaaaatatataatatttcattttacttagaatattattaatagaaagtaaaatttttcaaatataaaaaaaattacacatcatttataatattgagtataaatattcaattaaatattttaatgtatattattaatatgtgatgttttatataataaaaatttctttgtaataaatatttatttaatatagtataaaataaatataaaatatatttaatttcaatataaaatttaaattaaaaaattatatattttattaataatataaaaatttaaagattatattataatttatcattaatttatataaattcaatttaattttttaattataattataataaactaaaaatatttaattttattatttaaaatttaaagttaaatataaattcttataaataatttaaattgtttCATCCAAAAcccttaaaataaataaagattaagATTTAAAGCTTTGAGgtcataaattataaagtaattGTTGAAGAACCATTGCAATGATATGATCTATTTTGTTGGTAAATGTTATCATGTGGTCGGTTGAGGTGGGAAAtcattgttataattttttttccaagtATCTAATCATTGTtaaattatgtatttatttggagtttgttttttattataatctctctcagaattttttttatattttttaatgttaaatatgtttaaaaattaagtaacgaatatattttataatcactcaaaaaataaaatcattaattaacttgtaatttaattttgattaaaaagattaattaaataatataaatattaaaattatagagattaaataatactaattataattaaaattatagagataaaataatataaacattaacaattattaataatttatttaataaaaaattaaaaagtttaactttataattataataatattttaattgaataacttTAAATTAGTGGTGAcccaataattaaaaaaaaatagagagctGATAGCAATATTTTCTACAATCAGTAATCTGTTTTACATATTGCAATGATTAAATACTTAGTTTTAGTGGACTATAAAGTGAGAGTTTTATGTTGAGAAGAggttactttttaatttataaatttaaattatttaaaactatAGTATATCctgttataatttttatgtctatttaatttttttaaatacttttaaaaagaaaaaattgttgaattacttattttaatattcgttaattatttatttaatatataaaatattttatttttatccaatTTATACTACGGAACAATGCAGTTCGGATAAGATTGCCTAAGTAAACAAATTCATTCCCTATCTTTAGACGCTTTCTACCAAATGAACATGCACAGTGTTAGTGCAGTAAATGAGTGAAGCAAAGACAAGAACTCACCTTCTTCTCCTTGCCAATATTCAGAACTATCAGTTCTACCAATCCTTTAGTATTCATCAATACTCCAAGAGCCAATGATTCCCTAGCTGGAATCATACACAGCATAGCCACCACAAAGGTCCCCAGAATCTTCCCTGCACACGCCGTCAACACAACCAGGAGCACCAGTCCCCATGCCTCAGCCCCTCGGATCTTAGCCACGTCTGTCTTTAACCCACTTGATGCAAAGTAAAGTGGAAGAAGCAAACCAGAAACAAAATCCTCAATCCTTATAATCAATTTTGTTGCAAATTCTCCTCCTTTAGGGATCATTAAGCCAAAAATAAAGGCACCGAAAATTGCATGGATCCCTATAAGATCGCTTATGAACCCAGATAACATAACCCCGGCTAGGGTTACACAGATGTATGCTTCGTCGAGAAAATCTTGCTGTTGGGAGCATTTATTGGCAACCCAATTCATGATGGGTCGGACAAAAACCACCATGAAACCCACAAAAGCAACTCCAGAAATGAGAACCCATAACGATATTAATGGACTCTTAGAGTCCTCTGTGGAACCATTTCCGGCGAGGGCTACAGCTAGAGCCAACAAGATCCATGCTGCTACGTCATTGAATGCTGCGGCAGCCATTGCCGTCTGCCCCAGTTGGGTTGTTAACAGTTTGAGTTCTGCAAGAATACGTGCAAGAACAGGAAAAGCTGTAATGGATAGAGCAACTCCCATGAACATGAGATACTGACCATAACCGACCTTGTCCTCTCCATGTACGGCTTTGCGCAGAAAGAAGGATACAGCAACTCCAAACAAGAAAGGGAGAGAGATACCGGCAAGTGCTATTCCGAAAGCTTTCTTGCCGCTCTGGCGAATTGAGCTCAAATCAAGCTCAAGACCTacgagaaaaagaaagaacagaagGCCAATGCTTGCCACAGATTCGAGTATGGGAGTGCTCCATGAAGGAAACACCAAGCTGAACAAGTGTTTGTTTCGGCCAAGAGCAGATGGTCCAAGCAAAATACCTCCCTGACGTGCAACAAAGGAAAAGAATTCATCAAGATAATATGCAGccacaaaagaagaagaagaagaagatagaaGAAAAGGTGAAATTGACATACGATTATTTCAGCAATGACTCTGGGTTGCCGAAGGGGCTTGAGAAAGAAGGCGAGCAATCGAGTGATGAAGAGAACTAGGATTGTTTGAACTATTAAGAGTGGAAAGGCATGGCTTAGAGGATTGTCGCCTTCCCAGACTCCATCAGATGAAGTTTTGACAGTGGTCAAGTTGAGCTCCATGTTCGGTTGATGAGGAAGTGAAAGAAACTTCCTTCTAAACATAATAGCTTTGGATATTGTTATAATTGAGGTGAAATTTAGGGCAAACCATAATGGTTTTATAGAGGTTAGGTGATGAGGAATAAGCAAGTGGTggccatttttttaaattttcttgcaTTTTTAAATACGGAATGATAAACTTGGAGGTAACTGTACATACTGGATTTGAAGAATCCTAGGTTGGATTCTCCACTATCCTCttctataataataattttttaaaaaaaaaaagtgaaattgATACTGTAGGTTTGGTTTGTATAAAATCTCTCATTCCAAAAGTTGGCATTCAAACTAATGCAAAATGATTGAAAAATAAACTAGCAAAAGGGCACAGGAATAGTAGGTGAGAGATAGGGTGAATCTCAAGGCTTTTTGGTTGGCGGAGGAGTTTGCTTCACTTTAACAACTTTTTAGCCTTGGTTTTTTGTTTGTATAGTTTTATTTTCTCAGATTTGGTATAGTTATGTGAGATTATAGATAGGAGAATCAATATTGTTGGCTTTTGCGTGTTCACTCATATTAGATGTTATTGGCTGTTGTCGAAGAGTAGCAGTCCCGACATCGAAGTGATAATGCCTCACGGC
Proteins encoded in this region:
- the LOC110622207 gene encoding cation/H(+) antiporter 20, with amino-acid sequence MFRRKFLSLPHQPNMELNLTTVKTSSDGVWEGDNPLSHAFPLLIVQTILVLFITRLLAFFLKPLRQPRVIAEIIGGILLGPSALGRNKHLFSLVFPSWSTPILESVASIGLLFFLFLVGLELDLSSIRQSGKKAFGIALAGISLPFLFGVAVSFFLRKAVHGEDKVGYGQYLMFMGVALSITAFPVLARILAELKLLTTQLGQTAMAAAAFNDVAAWILLALAVALAGNGSTEDSKSPLISLWVLISGVAFVGFMVVFVRPIMNWVANKCSQQQDFLDEAYICVTLAGVMLSGFISDLIGIHAIFGAFIFGLMIPKGGEFATKLIIRIEDFVSGLLLPLYFASSGLKTDVAKIRGAEAWGLVLLVVLTACAGKILGTFVVAMLCMIPARESLALGVLMNTKGLVELIVLNIGKEKKVLNDEMFAILVLMAIFTTFMTTPTVMAIYKPARRLNQGDNHSPSDENSHGITRILACVHGPQTVPTLVNLIDSTTTAKSTPIKLYVMHLVELTDRSSSIMMVQRTRKNGFPFINRFSPGSSKDQIEAAFEVYGHATSLTIRHSTSVSALSTMHEDICHVAEDKRVDIIILPFHKQWREGVEEEDVGHEWREVNQNVLKNSPCSVAILVNRGFSGADQSVGTATATHRRVCVVFLGGPDDRKALEVGATMAEHTANLITLMRFQVQAGLESRNSSNNSREKEKDEAAVEEFIRKCNESVELVEKDLNNVMEEVLSIGQSRAFDLLITGRAATVEKLADNQVEHPELGLIGDILASPNNGITCSVLVIQQNPQRANECQ